The following proteins come from a genomic window of Acidimicrobiales bacterium:
- a CDS encoding acyl-CoA dehydrogenase family protein — translation MDLSPTEEQETFRAECRAWLRANLPWEYGVGLPPHFDDLSEEVEFLREWQGRLAAAGFVGVTWPIAYGGRDAGPLDHYIVQEELARARAPELVGRIGVNLVGPTVLAHGTDEQKLRWLPSILDAGHLFCQLFSEPDAGSDLAALSTRAVAVAGGWELHGQKVWTSYAQFADWGLCLARTDPDAPKRHGISAFMVDMRAPGIDIRPLRQITDEADFNEVFFDGTFVADDQLIGPLHGGWAVSGSTLTHERGTNPRQLVIHTQLLDELFHLADDRGLTDDPRTAQALAQSFVELRLFQLQNWRSLSRLANGRELGPEAATAKLYWSEMSQRLHHTAMDILGDEAPLWRGAEGNPADGRWQRSWLYYRAASIFAGTNEIQRNIIGERTLGLPREPLPPESMKR, via the coding sequence GTGGACCTGTCACCGACCGAGGAACAAGAGACGTTCCGGGCCGAGTGTCGTGCGTGGCTGCGGGCAAATTTGCCGTGGGAGTACGGCGTCGGCCTGCCCCCGCACTTCGACGACCTGTCCGAGGAGGTCGAGTTCCTCCGCGAGTGGCAGGGCCGACTGGCCGCCGCCGGCTTCGTCGGGGTCACCTGGCCGATCGCCTACGGCGGCCGCGACGCCGGACCACTGGATCACTACATCGTGCAGGAGGAGCTGGCCCGGGCCCGCGCCCCGGAGCTGGTCGGCCGCATCGGCGTCAACCTGGTCGGCCCCACCGTGCTGGCCCACGGCACCGACGAGCAGAAGCTGCGTTGGCTCCCGAGCATTCTCGATGCCGGCCATTTGTTCTGTCAGCTGTTCTCCGAGCCCGACGCCGGGTCCGACCTCGCCGCGTTGTCGACCCGAGCGGTTGCCGTGGCCGGCGGGTGGGAGCTCCACGGCCAGAAGGTCTGGACGTCCTACGCCCAGTTCGCCGACTGGGGCCTGTGTCTGGCCCGCACCGATCCCGATGCACCGAAGCGGCACGGCATCTCCGCCTTCATGGTCGACATGCGGGCACCGGGCATCGACATCCGGCCGCTGCGCCAGATCACCGACGAGGCCGACTTCAACGAGGTGTTCTTCGACGGGACCTTCGTGGCCGACGACCAGCTGATCGGCCCGCTCCACGGCGGCTGGGCCGTATCGGGGTCGACGCTCACCCACGAGCGGGGCACCAACCCGCGCCAGCTCGTCATCCACACGCAGCTTCTCGACGAGTTGTTCCATCTGGCCGACGATCGTGGCCTCACCGACGATCCCCGTACTGCGCAGGCTCTCGCCCAGTCCTTCGTGGAGCTCCGCCTGTTCCAGCTCCAGAACTGGCGCTCACTCAGCCGGCTCGCCAACGGTCGCGAACTCGGACCCGAAGCGGCAACCGCCAAGCTCTACTGGAGCGAGATGAGCCAGCGCCTCCACCACACGGCGATGGACATCCTGGGCGACGAGGCGCCGCTGTGGCGCGGCGCCGAGGGCAACCCCGCCGACGGTCGCTGGCAACGGTCGTGGCTCTACTACCGAGCCGCGTCGATCTTCGCCGGCACGAACGAGATCCAGCGCAACATCATCGGCGAACGCACCCTCGGCCTCCCCCGCGAACCGCTCCCACCTGAAAGCATGAAGAGATGA
- a CDS encoding enoyl-CoA hydratase yields the protein MNEFHTITYAVDDAICTITLDRPEVANAQNTAMIDELDAALDRADADDAVRVVVLAANGKHWSAGHDLKALVGDTEPDEWRLMRETPEGKWHHEKTMYFDRCLRLRDFRKPTIAAVQGKCIAAGVMLACMCDLIVASDDASFQNPVLRMTGAAVEILVEPWEMPARKAKEFLLAAETFSAAEAERLGMVNRVVPRDELATAAAELAGRIALVPPATAQVVKRSINKTLDLQGQRDSWDYHFQAHHWMHNTATALDALEARKSKGSMKEVFAEHQDNA from the coding sequence ATGAACGAGTTCCACACGATCACCTACGCGGTCGACGATGCGATCTGCACGATCACCCTCGATCGACCCGAGGTCGCCAACGCGCAGAACACCGCGATGATCGACGAGCTCGACGCCGCCCTCGACCGGGCCGACGCCGACGATGCCGTGCGCGTCGTCGTGCTCGCCGCCAACGGCAAGCACTGGTCGGCCGGCCACGACCTGAAGGCCCTCGTGGGCGACACCGAGCCCGACGAGTGGCGGCTCATGCGCGAAACCCCCGAAGGCAAGTGGCACCACGAGAAGACGATGTACTTCGACCGTTGCCTTCGCCTGCGCGACTTCCGCAAGCCCACCATCGCCGCCGTCCAGGGCAAGTGCATCGCGGCCGGCGTGATGCTCGCATGCATGTGCGACCTCATCGTGGCGAGCGACGACGCCTCGTTCCAGAACCCGGTCCTGCGGATGACCGGCGCCGCGGTGGAGATCCTGGTCGAACCATGGGAGATGCCGGCCCGCAAGGCCAAGGAGTTCCTGCTCGCGGCCGAGACCTTCAGTGCCGCCGAGGCTGAGCGATTGGGCATGGTCAACCGGGTCGTGCCCCGCGACGAGCTGGCCACCGCCGCGGCCGAACTCGCCGGCCGGATCGCCCTGGTCCCGCCGGCCACCGCCCAGGTGGTGAAACGATCGATCAACAAGACGCTCGATCTCCAGGGCCAGCGCGACTCGTGGGACTACCACTTCCAGGCACACCACTGGATGCACAACACCGCCACTGCGCTCGACGCGCTCGAGGCCCGCAAGTCAAAGGGCTCGATGAAGGAAGTGTTCGCCGAACACCAGGACAACGCGTGA
- a CDS encoding Gfo/Idh/MocA family oxidoreductase, whose amino-acid sequence MDLRYGIIGTGMMGVEHIHNLLHVEGAIITALADPHQASRDTAAALVPDAAVHTDHVRLIADGGCDAVVVASPNMTHVDVLRDVLATDLHVLVEKPLCTTVDDCYAVLDLAEGRDALTWVGLEYRYIPQIARLIDEVDGGAVGRPRMVAIREHRFPFLEKVGDWNRFSRNTGGTLVEKTCHFFDLMCRLMPGEPVRVMASGAQDVNHLDEIYDGEVPDILDNAFVIVEFDDGGRGMLDLCMFAEATHHQEELSVVGAAGKVETSVPEPIVRIGRRGEHWIGGVEAHEVHDESVAYEGYHDGSSYLEHLRFRDAIREGRPPEVSLEDGLRSVAIGAAAHRSIDEGRIVALSEFLRS is encoded by the coding sequence ATGGATTTGCGCTACGGGATCATCGGAACCGGGATGATGGGTGTCGAGCACATCCACAACCTCCTGCATGTCGAGGGTGCCATCATCACGGCGCTGGCCGACCCTCATCAGGCGAGCCGCGACACCGCCGCAGCGCTGGTTCCCGACGCTGCGGTCCACACCGACCACGTGCGCCTGATCGCCGACGGTGGGTGTGATGCGGTCGTCGTGGCATCGCCGAACATGACCCATGTCGACGTGCTGCGCGATGTGTTGGCCACCGACCTCCACGTGCTCGTGGAGAAGCCGCTCTGCACGACGGTCGACGACTGCTACGCCGTGCTCGACCTCGCCGAAGGTCGCGACGCGCTCACGTGGGTCGGCCTCGAATACCGCTACATACCCCAGATCGCCCGGCTGATCGACGAGGTCGACGGTGGCGCCGTCGGGCGACCCCGGATGGTCGCCATCCGCGAGCACCGGTTCCCGTTCCTCGAGAAGGTGGGCGACTGGAATCGGTTCTCGCGCAACACCGGCGGCACGCTGGTGGAGAAGACGTGTCACTTCTTCGACCTGATGTGTCGGCTCATGCCCGGGGAACCGGTGCGGGTGATGGCGAGCGGGGCCCAGGACGTGAACCATCTCGACGAGATCTACGACGGCGAGGTGCCCGACATCCTCGACAACGCGTTCGTGATCGTGGAGTTCGACGACGGCGGCCGAGGCATGCTCGACCTCTGCATGTTCGCCGAAGCGACCCATCACCAGGAGGAGCTGAGCGTGGTGGGCGCCGCCGGCAAGGTCGAGACGTCGGTGCCCGAACCCATCGTGCGCATCGGCCGCCGCGGGGAGCACTGGATCGGCGGGGTCGAGGCCCACGAGGTCCATGACGAGTCGGTGGCCTACGAGGGCTACCACGACGGTTCGTCGTATCTCGAACACCTGCGCTTCCGGGACGCGATCCGAGAAGGTCGCCCTCCGGAGGTGTCACTCGAGGACGGGCTCCGGTCGGTCGCCATCGGCGCCGCTGCGCATCGCTCGATCGACGAGGGTCGCATCGTCGCCCTGTCGGAGTTCCTGCGGTCATGA
- a CDS encoding AAA family ATPase, which yields MALLVLLNGPPASGKSTIARRFVDTRPLALNLDIDVVRSMLGAWLDDPSKAGASARSLALAMAETHLAAGHDVIVPQFLGRPEFIDQLSDVAARTRSTFVEAALWLDRASALDAFAQRRATPSDPTHHDAAALVDRSDDADPVGRMYHAFVDVVEHRPATRRVEVIRGDVDRTYRRFAAALDLDA from the coding sequence ATGGCGCTGCTCGTACTGCTGAACGGTCCGCCGGCGAGCGGGAAGTCGACGATCGCTCGACGTTTCGTCGACACCCGCCCACTCGCTCTGAACCTCGACATCGATGTCGTTCGGAGCATGCTCGGTGCATGGCTCGATGACCCTTCGAAGGCGGGGGCGAGCGCTCGCTCACTCGCACTGGCGATGGCCGAGACGCACCTCGCGGCGGGACACGATGTGATCGTGCCGCAGTTCCTCGGCCGCCCCGAGTTCATCGATCAGCTGTCCGACGTCGCTGCGCGCACCCGGTCGACGTTCGTCGAAGCCGCTCTGTGGCTCGATCGCGCGAGCGCACTCGACGCATTCGCCCAGCGTCGAGCAACCCCGAGCGACCCGACCCACCACGACGCCGCCGCGCTGGTCGATCGCTCCGACGACGCCGACCCGGTCGGCCGGATGTACCACGCGTTCGTCGACGTCGTCGAGCATCGTCCCGCGACCCGGCGAGTCGAGGTCATTCGAGGTGACGTCGACCGCACCTACCGGCGATTCGCCGCGGCGCTCGATCTCGACGCCTGA
- a CDS encoding acyl-CoA dehydrogenase family protein produces MDFDLSPDQAALRDAARDLLDARCRPDRVRAARGFDVDLWAAMVEQGWTGIAVAESLGGVGLGLVEVAVLLEQAGAHLAPVPLTQQLLGLSVLAGTEWGPSLLDGSAVATAARSPLTRHGDGTVSGRPEPVIHGARADVLVVPAGDELVAIDLRGIERTAQPSMDLTRELAWIDLDHAPAMVVGGAQEVAAHLDRGAVFHAAEMLGGAEAVMHLAVDYAKEREQFGRPIGSFQAVKHRCADMLVDVEGMRSAVYHAAWALGAGDVEGPISAATAKVWCSDAGVRVAESALQVHGGIGFTWESDVHLFLKRAQLDSVAFGDARHHRRRLAALLSARMESGGSVLA; encoded by the coding sequence ATGGACTTCGACCTGTCGCCCGACCAGGCTGCGCTGCGCGACGCGGCGCGGGACCTGTTGGACGCCCGCTGTCGTCCCGACCGGGTGCGGGCGGCGCGCGGATTCGACGTCGACCTCTGGGCCGCGATGGTCGAGCAGGGGTGGACGGGGATCGCCGTCGCCGAGTCGCTCGGCGGTGTCGGCCTCGGCCTGGTGGAGGTCGCCGTGCTCCTCGAACAGGCGGGCGCCCACCTGGCCCCGGTGCCCCTCACCCAGCAACTCCTGGGGCTGTCGGTGCTGGCCGGCACCGAGTGGGGCCCGTCGTTGCTCGACGGCAGTGCGGTGGCAACGGCCGCTCGGTCGCCCCTCACCCGTCATGGCGACGGGACGGTCTCGGGTCGACCCGAGCCGGTGATCCACGGCGCTCGGGCCGACGTGCTCGTCGTCCCCGCCGGCGACGAGCTCGTCGCCATCGATCTCCGAGGCATCGAGCGGACGGCTCAACCGTCGATGGACCTCACCCGTGAGCTGGCATGGATCGACCTCGACCATGCGCCCGCCATGGTCGTGGGCGGTGCGCAGGAGGTCGCCGCCCATCTCGACCGCGGTGCGGTTTTCCATGCCGCGGAGATGCTCGGTGGGGCCGAGGCAGTGATGCATCTTGCCGTCGACTACGCCAAGGAACGCGAACAGTTCGGGCGCCCGATCGGCAGCTTCCAGGCGGTCAAGCATCGTTGCGCCGACATGCTCGTCGACGTCGAGGGCATGCGGTCGGCGGTGTACCACGCGGCGTGGGCGCTGGGCGCCGGCGATGTGGAGGGACCGATCTCCGCGGCCACTGCCAAGGTGTGGTGCAGCGACGCCGGCGTTCGGGTGGCCGAATCCGCGCTCCAGGTACACGGCGGCATCGGGTTCACCTGGGAGAGCGACGTGCACCTGTTCCTGAAACGGGCCCAGCTCGATTCCGTCGCGTTCGGCGATGCCCGCCACCACCGTCGCCGTCTCGCCGCGCTGCTCTCGGCCCGTATGGAGAGTGGCGGCTCGGTCCTCGCGTGA
- a CDS encoding type II toxin-antitoxin system VapC family toxin: MPPGSASTPTRCCRPCSPWPPRRSLVSGPRPSSERGLVCIDSSALVKLVVDEPGSEVVVALWNGCDAALSSRLAHPEVCAALASAGRNHDLTRSEAGAAREEWEAFWSAMRPVELSTEVERLAGELAAVHALRGADAVHLASALILGDAALTVTVWDRRLHAAATAAGLAVAPATIH; the protein is encoded by the coding sequence GTGCCCCCCGGCTCGGCGAGCACACCGACGAGGTGCTGTCGACCGTGCTCGCCCTGGCCGCCCCGGAGATCGCTCGTCTCCGGGCCGAGGCCATCGTCTGAGCGGGGGCTCGTCTGTATCGACTCGAGCGCGCTCGTCAAACTCGTCGTGGACGAGCCCGGGTCCGAGGTGGTGGTGGCGCTCTGGAACGGATGCGACGCTGCGCTCTCCAGCCGGTTGGCGCACCCCGAGGTGTGCGCCGCGCTCGCATCTGCCGGCCGCAACCACGACCTCACGCGCTCCGAGGCCGGCGCGGCCCGTGAGGAATGGGAGGCCTTCTGGTCAGCGATGCGCCCCGTCGAGTTGTCCACCGAGGTCGAGCGGCTCGCCGGCGAACTCGCGGCGGTCCACGCGCTTCGTGGCGCCGACGCCGTCCACCTCGCGAGCGCGCTCATCCTGGGAGATGCAGCCCTCACGGTGACCGTCTGGGATCGACGTCTCCACGCCGCCGCCACAGCCGCCGGTCTGGCTGTTGCCCCCGCGACAATCCACTGA
- a CDS encoding CaiB/BaiF CoA-transferase family protein: MRRPLEGLRVLDLGTRIAAPFCAGLLGEQGAEVIKIEQPDGGDPLRDLGPFVDTDEGPYSLYWSVEGRGRKSVTLDLRKPEGQELFRRLAAESDVVCENFRPGTLERWNIDPTRLDPKLVTIRISVFGQDGPKSLRPGLDRNGVAYGGLLHLTGEPDRPPVRPGVTVTDYLTGVFAAQAALALLYERDARGTGEGGVIDAYLYGSALRILEWTIAAYDKLGIVRSRTGNRLDHSAPLDNYRSSDNRYVCIVAAAQNNFVRLCAAMDRDDLLADERYATPQGRAANNEAINQIVADWVAASTAAEIEERCVAHDVPVGTVYDAADLSNDEHVLARGDILSVVDPIIGAVRQQAPFPRLAGQAHEAPTGAPRLGEHTDEVLSTVLALAAPEIARLRAEAIV, translated from the coding sequence GTGAGGCGACCGCTCGAGGGCCTGCGGGTCCTCGATCTCGGCACCCGGATCGCGGCGCCGTTCTGTGCCGGACTGCTCGGCGAGCAGGGCGCCGAGGTCATCAAGATCGAGCAGCCCGATGGCGGCGACCCTCTACGCGATCTCGGCCCGTTCGTCGACACCGACGAGGGCCCGTATTCGCTCTACTGGTCGGTCGAGGGGCGGGGCCGCAAGTCGGTCACCCTCGATCTCCGCAAGCCCGAGGGTCAGGAGCTCTTCCGCCGCCTCGCCGCCGAGTCCGACGTGGTCTGCGAGAACTTCCGCCCCGGCACCCTCGAGCGCTGGAACATCGACCCCACCCGCCTCGACCCGAAGCTCGTCACCATCCGCATCAGCGTGTTCGGCCAGGACGGTCCCAAGTCGCTGCGACCCGGGCTCGACCGCAACGGTGTCGCCTACGGCGGGCTGCTCCACCTCACCGGCGAACCCGACCGCCCGCCGGTGCGGCCGGGCGTGACCGTGACCGACTACCTCACCGGCGTGTTCGCGGCCCAGGCCGCGCTGGCCCTGCTCTACGAACGAGACGCCCGCGGCACCGGCGAGGGCGGCGTGATCGACGCCTACCTCTACGGCTCGGCCCTGCGCATCCTCGAATGGACGATCGCCGCCTACGACAAGCTCGGCATCGTGCGCTCCCGCACCGGCAACCGGCTCGACCACTCCGCACCACTCGACAACTATCGAAGCAGCGACAACCGCTACGTCTGTATCGTGGCCGCCGCCCAGAACAACTTCGTGCGCCTGTGTGCCGCGATGGACCGCGACGATCTCCTCGCCGACGAGCGCTACGCCACGCCGCAGGGTCGTGCCGCGAACAACGAGGCGATCAACCAGATCGTCGCCGACTGGGTCGCGGCCTCTACCGCGGCCGAGATCGAGGAACGGTGCGTGGCCCACGACGTACCCGTGGGCACGGTCTACGACGCCGCCGACCTGAGCAACGACGAACACGTCCTCGCCCGCGGCGACATCCTCTCGGTCGTCGACCCGATCATCGGCGCCGTCCGCCAGCAGGCCCCCTTTCCCCGCCTCGCCGGACAGGCCCACGAGGCGCCCACCGGTGCCCCCCGGCTCGGCGAGCACACCGACGAGGTGCTGTCGACCGTGCTCGCCCTGGCCGCCCCGGAGATCGCTCGTCTCCGGGCCGAGGCCATCGTCTGA